A stretch of DNA from Cohaesibacter gelatinilyticus:
CGAGGAATAGCCGCTAAGAAAAAACTATAAACTTAATTCCCGAACAGGCCTTTGGTGATGCTGTTGAAGAGCTGCTGTTCAACCGGTTGTTGTTTCTGAGGTTGGGTATTTTGCTGCCCCTGCTGCTGATTGGGCTGGCCCTTTGGTCTGATGAACTTGTTCAGATCAATGCCCAGCTTTTCACCTTGCTTGGTCAACTCCTTGGAAATGTTCTTGTCCAACTTTTGCAGACCCTTGGCGGCTGCTTTCCCGGCTCCGCCAAGATTACGCAGGCCTTGCAGAACGGCTTGCGGATTTTCCAAAATGCCTGGTAGATCCGGATAGATACGAGGTTTTGCCAGTTTTCCTTTGATGATAATCGGGATCGGTACGCCATCTGCATTGACCAAACCACCTTGACCTCTGAGTTTCGTTACCAATTTTGGTGTGGCTCTGTAGTTGATACGTTGATGGACCAGATCGATTTGACCAGCGCCAGTCATGCGCACCAGCGGTCCGAGCATTTGAAGATCCTGATTGGTAGCAATACCGTTTTTAATGATGAAGCTGGCCTGAAGTGAGCTGAAATCTGTATTTTGAGCTGAAGATGAGGCCCAACCCTCCAAGATATTACCACGCAAGGAGCGGAGCATTTGCGGAATATTGATACCGCGGATTTGTCCATCACGAATGGCAAGATTGGTAGTGCCATTCAAATTGCGGATCAAATCCGCCCGACTGGCTCCTGTTGTGGTCAGCGATAATTGAGTGCCGCCTCGGCCACTTAAGGATTTCATTCCAACGGCATCACGCAGAAAATATGCCATCTGCATTTGGCCAAGAGAGAAATTGGCGGACATTTGGGCGGGTTTAGCTTTGGCATTGAGGCTAATGCCGCCAGTGCCGGTGCCTTCATAAAGTGACAATTGATCCAGGCTGGCTTGCAATTGGCCATCTTTGAGGCGGGCGACCAGACTGACTTTTCCGGTCACAATATCTTTCGCAATCAGTGAATTGGCTGAGAGTTTCAGATCTGCATCGATGGCATTGAGGCCGGAGAAGTCGATTGGGCTGTTATCTGGAGCTGCTTGCGAGCGGGATGTCTTGCGCGAACCACTACCGGAGGCGGCACTGCCTGTGCGGCCTTGCTCGGTGCCATTGCCCATCAATGGCGTGATGTCAAGCTTGTTGAAGGCAAGGGACGCACTGATCACCGGTTTGGCAGCTGTATTGATGCTGAGATTACCGTTGCCCTTGGATTGGCCAAAGCTCAATGATAATTGCTCCAGCGACGTATTGGATGGACTTAGGGCCAGATTGGATTGAACACTAATTGGAACATTGGGAGTGCCTTTGCTCACCACCTGACCCAGCCAGCCCATCAGGGCGCGGCTGGAAGGAGAAGACAGCGCAATTTTACTCCCGTTCAAACTCAGATTGTCAGGCGAAAATCGGCCGGACAAGCTTGCATTCAAAGGATTGGACCGTAAAGTCACACTCGCGGGGATCGCCTGATTGGCCAAAATTTCCGCCAAGCCAATGCGACTGTCATATGTGATTGTTTCGCCATTCCAGTTCATACGGCCGGAAAGAGCCAGAGGTTTGTCCAGTCCCTGCAAACGAGCGCGAAGAGAGAGTTTGTCAATCACGCCACTTTTCCTGTTTGGAATGGCACTTTGCAGGGCTGGGACCGAGATTCTGCCTTGAGTGAGGTTTACTTCGCCAGCCAGATTGGCGCTTTTTTTCAGGATATCCGGTTCCAGACCTCTGGCGGCAAAGTTGATATCGGCCGAAACCATGCCCTCAGCCGGACTTTGCTGCCCCGCTAGCTTTGCCAACATTGGAAGATCCAGTTTGTTGGCCTTCAAAGACCCTTCCCAAATCAGATCCTTGACCGAGCCGTGCAGATTTGCACCAATGGATCCTTTCGCAACTGCGGCATGGTCCAGATTGGCCCGCATCCTGCCATTGATGAGAGTAGCCAGCAGTTTGACTTTGTTGATCTGAATGCCCTGAGTGATCAACTGTTTGGCGCGCAGATCAAGGGTGGCATCGAAGGCAGTGAGGGCTGACAGATCGGGAACATTTCTGGCCGATGATCCTGCGTCTTTCGATGAGGAAGCTTGTGTGTTGCCAGCCTGTTGCTTGGCAGTGGAGGATGTAGCAAGCAGTTGATCTAGATCGAGACTATCAATATCCATCGCCAGCCGTAGAAGAGGATTTTGAGCCCCTTGTGCTGTGAAGAAGCGGGCGGCGGCAGAAAAGCCCTGCTCTCCCAATTTGCCTTGTATGGAGCGCAGTTGGACTTCTTGTTGTCCAGCAATGATGGATGTGGTGATCTGGGCTGTGTTGGCATGAAGCGCAGGAGCAGAACCACTTAACCAGGCGAGGAGTTCTTTGAGCTTTTGGCTTTGCAGCTTGAGATTGCCGCTTAGCATGGTAGGGCTCTTCAGGGCCAGATTGGCGTCCAGTGACAATTGATGCAGATCGCTGGATGAAATCAGGGATAAGCTGGTTTCCTTTCCATTGATGGCATTGGAGACATGCGCAATCTGTCCGTTGAGTTGCAATTCTTTGTCTTTGAACAGCAAAGAGCCGGACAAGATAGCCGGACCGTTGAAATCCGGGATGGAGAGATCAGCATCGAGTTGATTTAGCAGGACAGAGGTCTCGCCTGTCTCTGATAGCGAGACCAAACTGGCGTTGCGCAATGAAAGACGCTGTACGCGCAGGGATGAGAGATCAATGTCACCCGAAGAGGATGATCCTGCATTTGCTGGCTGATCCTGTTGTTCTGCCAATGCCCGGATTGGATCGTCTTTTGGTGAGGGTTTGCTCTGAGCCAGGGTAAAGGTGGGTCGATTCAGTGTTATGGCACGAATATCTGCCTGGCCTTGCAGAAGCGGGCTTAGCGCAAGCGCGAAATCAAGTTCTTCGACATCAAAAAGGGGCTTGTTGTTCTGATCCTGAAGAGAGACAGTCTGGGCGGAGAGCTCCAGTCCCGTGATCAGGGACAAGGATACATCGCCACCAATTTGCAAGGTCATGCCAGTTTGGTCTTTGACGAATGTTTGCACCTGTTCTTTCAAAAGATCGGTCGACAAAAACAGGGGAGCGACAAGCAACAGAACAATCACGGCTCCAGTCAAACTTGCAAGACTGATCAAAATTTTTCGCATTGTGTGACCTCCCCATTTGACCTGTGTCGTCAACACCCCGACAATCAGGCAGAGCTCGCGAATCAAACCCATCTTATCTGATAGAACATAAGTATGGTGAGTTTGGGTTGAACAGAGCCTGAAGACACGCGCTACCTGCCGAAAAAAGAAGAGATATAATACTCGCTGTAATGTCTTTTCAATGAAACCGGTGTAGGAGTGCGCGATAAACCTGTTTGTCGCGAGAACATTCATTGGTTCGAGATTCTTGCGATCCCGCCCGGTTTTATGAGGTTGACTATGGCATCTATGGAAGTGTTGTGGGGTGATTTGCTTCGTCACCGTGCAGATTTTGACAAGTTTCACCTACGATCTGCTCTTGCAGACGACCCCTACCGCTTCAATCGTTATTCCATTGAAATGGAAGGTGATTTAACGCTCGATTACTCCCGTCATCGTATTTCTGACAAGACTCTGCTTCTGCTGGAAAGCCTGTTTGAACAGGCGGAAGTACGAGGACGTTTTGCGGATATGTGTGCGGGCAAGATCATCAATGAAACTGAACATCGAGCTGTCCTCCATACGGCCTTGCGCGGTGGTGTTGATGAAGTGAGCGTCAACGGTCAAAATGTCACCAAGGATGTTGAGGAGGTCAAACAGCGTTTTCTGGCGTTTGCCTCAGGCGTGCGTGATGGCACCATTCGAAGTCATACGGATGAGGCATTCACCGATGTCGTCAATGTAGGGATTGGTGGCTCGGATCTCGGCCCCCGTATGGTCACGCAGGCCTTGAAAGGCTGGACGGATGGTCCCAATGCGCATTTTGTTTCCAATGTGGATGGTGCCCATCTTGGTGATTGTCTGGAAAACTTGAACCCGGCAACAACATTGTTTTTGGTGGCGTCCAAGACCTTCACCACTCAGGAAACCATGGCCAATGCACGAGCAGCCCGAAATTGGATTGTGAGTACATTGGGTGAGGATGCTCCCGGCGCGCATTTTGCAGCTTTGTCGACGAATGCTGATGCTGTGCAGGCTTTTGGTATATCGACGGAACGAATGTTTGAATTTTGGGATTGGGTAGGTGGTCGCTATTCAGTCTGGTCGGCGATTGGCTTGCCGGTTGCTATTGCCATCGGGCCTGAACGCTTTGAGGAATTCCTCTCTGGCGCCCGAGCAATGGATGAGCATTTCGCTACTGCGCCGTTCCGCGCGAATATGCCAATGATGATGGCTGCTCTCAGCCTCTGGTATCGCAACATCTGGGCGTGTGGTACCCAGGCCATTCTGCCATATGACCAACGGCTTGAAAATTTCCCTGCCTTCTTGCAGCAGTTGGACATGGAGTCAAACGGCAAGATGGTGCGCCAGAATGGCAAACCGATCTCCCGGCCAGCATCGCCGGTGATTTGGGGTAGTGCGGGAACGAATGGCCAGCATGCTTTTTATCAGAGCCTTCATCAGGGTGCCGATATGGTGCCATGTGATTTCCTGATTGCTGCCAAACCCACCGATGCCTCAGAGGATCAGCATGAAATGCTGCTTGCAAATTGTCTGGCGCAGATCGAAGCCTTGGCCTTTGGGCGTAGCGAGGAAAATGTACGTGCTCAATTGGCAGCTGAGGGGATGAGTGATGACAAGATTGATCGTATTGCGCCGCACCGCACATTTGCGGGCAATCGCCCAACGTCATTGTTGCTCTATGAGCAATTGACGCCACATATGCTGGGCCGTCTGATTGCGCTCTATGAGCACAAGGTCTTCGCGCAAGGTGTGATCTGGGGCGTGAACAGCTTTGATCAATGGGGCGTTGAACTCGGCAAAGTCATGGCCAATCGATTGCTCGGCTCTATTCAAAGTGGGGAAAAGGGCGAGGAGGATCCTGCAGTCTTCCAACGCCTGATGTCTTATCGAGCAGATTGATCGTTAAGCCGAATTTCTGCGTCGCTGAATGGTGGCTTCCAGATTGGGAGCCGCTGCAATCAGGCTTTGGGTATAGGGATGAGTGGGGTTGTCAAACACCTCACGCGTCTTGCCGCGCTCGATAATCTGACCCTGATACATGACCAGCACTTCGTCAGTGATCTCGCGCACCACGGATAAATCGTGGCTGATGAAGAGATAGGCAAGATCCAGCTCCTCGCGCAGCTGGGTCAGCAGATCCAATATTTGAGCGCGAATGGAGACATCCAAAGCAGAAACAGGCTCATCGGCAATGATGATTTTTGGTTTGGTGATCAGAGCTCTTGCAATGGC
This window harbors:
- a CDS encoding AsmA family protein, whose amino-acid sequence is MRKILISLASLTGAVIVLLLVAPLFLSTDLLKEQVQTFVKDQTGMTLQIGGDVSLSLITGLELSAQTVSLQDQNNKPLFDVEELDFALALSPLLQGQADIRAITLNRPTFTLAQSKPSPKDDPIRALAEQQDQPANAGSSSSGDIDLSSLRVQRLSLRNASLVSLSETGETSVLLNQLDADLSIPDFNGPAILSGSLLFKDKELQLNGQIAHVSNAINGKETSLSLISSSDLHQLSLDANLALKSPTMLSGNLKLQSQKLKELLAWLSGSAPALHANTAQITTSIIAGQQEVQLRSIQGKLGEQGFSAAARFFTAQGAQNPLLRLAMDIDSLDLDQLLATSSTAKQQAGNTQASSSKDAGSSARNVPDLSALTAFDATLDLRAKQLITQGIQINKVKLLATLINGRMRANLDHAAVAKGSIGANLHGSVKDLIWEGSLKANKLDLPMLAKLAGQQSPAEGMVSADINFAARGLEPDILKKSANLAGEVNLTQGRISVPALQSAIPNRKSGVIDKLSLRARLQGLDKPLALSGRMNWNGETITYDSRIGLAEILANQAIPASVTLRSNPLNASLSGRFSPDNLSLNGSKIALSSPSSRALMGWLGQVVSKGTPNVPISVQSNLALSPSNTSLEQLSLSFGQSKGNGNLSINTAAKPVISASLAFNKLDITPLMGNGTEQGRTGSAASGSGSRKTSRSQAAPDNSPIDFSGLNAIDADLKLSANSLIAKDIVTGKVSLVARLKDGQLQASLDQLSLYEGTGTGGISLNAKAKPAQMSANFSLGQMQMAYFLRDAVGMKSLSGRGGTQLSLTTTGASRADLIRNLNGTTNLAIRDGQIRGINIPQMLRSLRGNILEGWASSSAQNTDFSSLQASFIIKNGIATNQDLQMLGPLVRMTGAGQIDLVHQRINYRATPKLVTKLRGQGGLVNADGVPIPIIIKGKLAKPRIYPDLPGILENPQAVLQGLRNLGGAGKAAAKGLQKLDKNISKELTKQGEKLGIDLNKFIRPKGQPNQQQGQQNTQPQKQQPVEQQLFNSITKGLFGN
- the pgi gene encoding glucose-6-phosphate isomerase, with translation MRLTMASMEVLWGDLLRHRADFDKFHLRSALADDPYRFNRYSIEMEGDLTLDYSRHRISDKTLLLLESLFEQAEVRGRFADMCAGKIINETEHRAVLHTALRGGVDEVSVNGQNVTKDVEEVKQRFLAFASGVRDGTIRSHTDEAFTDVVNVGIGGSDLGPRMVTQALKGWTDGPNAHFVSNVDGAHLGDCLENLNPATTLFLVASKTFTTQETMANARAARNWIVSTLGEDAPGAHFAALSTNADAVQAFGISTERMFEFWDWVGGRYSVWSAIGLPVAIAIGPERFEEFLSGARAMDEHFATAPFRANMPMMMAALSLWYRNIWACGTQAILPYDQRLENFPAFLQQLDMESNGKMVRQNGKPISRPASPVIWGSAGTNGQHAFYQSLHQGADMVPCDFLIAAKPTDASEDQHEMLLANCLAQIEALAFGRSEENVRAQLAAEGMSDDKIDRIAPHRTFAGNRPTSLLLYEQLTPHMLGRLIALYEHKVFAQGVIWGVNSFDQWGVELGKVMANRLLGSIQSGEKGEEDPAVFQRLMSYRAD